TGCAGGATGCCTTGCGCGAGCAGCAAGGCCTTCGCGCGTTGCACGTCCTGGACCGGAAGGAGATCGGTGCGCAGCCCTTCGATGGCGGCATCCGCTGCGGCCTGAGCGCGCGCGACGTTCTTGGCATCCGAAGCAAAGCTCACCGAGAACGTCGATCCCGTCCGTCCGATCTGCGCATCCGAATCGATAGAATAGACCAAACCGGCGCGCGTGCGAACGTCGCGAAACAGCAGCGATCCCGTGCCTTCGCCCGAAAGCAACGTATTCGCGAGTTGGATCGCGATGGCGTCGCGGTCTCCGCGGTGCAGGCCGATCACCTGGCTCAACGTCACGTCGGACTGCTTGTTCGTCGGCGATGCGACGGTAACGGACGTCGCCTTCTTTCCGGCGTGCAGCACCGGATAGACGAACGCCGGCTTCGGGCCTTTAGCCCGCCACGCGCCGAACGAGCGCTCGATCGCCGCTTTAGCATGCGCGGGCGAGACGTCGCCGACGATCGCAATCGTCGTGAGGTCGGGCCGATAAGCGAATGCGTACCACTTGCGCACGTCGGCCAGCGTGAGTGCGCCAACGCTCGCGCCCGTTGCGTGGCGGCGGCGCGGGTCGCCCTTGGGGTAGAGCGCGTCGATGCGCGCGAGTTGCGCTTGCGTCTCCGGACGGTTCTGCATCGCGAGCAGCGATTGCGCGTAATTCCGCTGCATCAACGCAAAATCGCTTGCGGGAAACGCAGGCTGCAATTCTCCGTCGGCGAGCAGCGCTACGGCGCGATCGAAGTCCTGCGCGCGCACCGTCAACGAAAACGACGTGCCGAGCCCGACGTTCGCGGCGATCGCATCGAGCTGCGCCTGATAGGCTTTGAAATCGTAACCGGCACTTCCAAACGCGAGCAGCGTTTGCGTGAGCGTCGCTACGCCGCTCTTGCCGTGCGGTTCGTATAAATCCGGAGCGGTGCGAATGTGGCCTTGCAGCACCACCGTCGGCGAGAACGACTCCGGACGGACCGCCAGGGTGAGTCCGTTCGCAAGATGATAGCTCTGCGCCGAATCGTCTGCCCGCGGAGCGCGCAGCGGCGCCGCAAAATAGGGTTCGGTCCACGCGGGCAGCGCCACCGCATGCGTCTGCGCGATCGCGACGTTCTCCGCTAGCCCCGCGGTATCGACCTTCGGTACCGACGCGCCTGCGGTAGCGTGGAGGATCAGCGCGACCTCATGGGCGGGCGCCACGTACGCGCGCAGCACGCGATCGACGTCGCTCGGCGTCACCTTCGAAATCGAATCGTAGATCGCAAACGGCGTCCTTTCGCCCTGCGCAAGCGCTACCGACCATGCGAACGCCTGCCCGGGGATCGAGGCTGCAGAATACGCCTTGGCTGCCAGCATGCGCGTTTTGGCTGCCTCGACGAGGCTCGCGGGCACGCCGGTGGCCGCATATCCGGCCAGCACGCCACGCACGTCGGCCAGCGCAAGCTTCGGGTCGCTGCCCGGACGCGCGATCGCGAAAAACATCCCGTCGCCGACTTCGGGGTAGGCGCTCGCCAAGCCGAGCGCACCGAGGACTTTGCCTTTCAAGGCAAGATCCGTCAACGCGCCGCGCGGGCTATCGAGCGCCGCCATCAGCACCTGCGAGGCCGCGTAGTCGGAGGCACGCAAACCTGGGAATCGGAATGCCAGCGCCACAAACGGCACCGGAAAATCGATCGAGCGTTCGATCGTCGATGTGGGCAGGGCTTGCATGACGACCGGAGCGCGCACCGGCAACGGCGCGCCGGGGATCGAACCGAACGCGGCACTCACCAGCGCGAGAGCCGCTGCGGGATCGACGTCGCCCGCAATCACCAAGGTTGCGTTGTTCGGGTGATACCAGGTGTGATAGAACGCGGCGATATCGGCCGCCGTCATGCGATCGAATCCGGCGATCGTCCCCACCGTTTCGCGCGCGTACGGCGTCTTGCCGTAGAAGACTTGATTCATCTTGAGGCCCACGCGATAGAGCGGGCTGCTCTCGTGCGCTTTGACCTCCTGTTCGATCGCGCCGCGTTCGCCGGCCCAGCTCGCGGGCAGCATCGATGCGCCCGTCATCCGATCGGCATCCAAGCGTAACACCACGCCGAGGTAGGCCGCGGGCACCGTAAAGTGATAGCGCGTGAAAAGATTGGTCGTCTCGGCGTTATACTGCGCGCCGATTCGCGTTGCAATGCCGGCGAACTGGTCCGACGAAATATCGCCGGTGCCGCGAAACATCATATGTTCGGTCGCATGGGCGATGCCCGGGATCGTATCGTCGTCGGAGCCGACGCCGTACGTCAGCGACGTGGTGACCACCGGCGCGAGCCGGTTCGGCACGATCACGACGCGCAATCCGTTAGGCAGCGTTGACTGTACGACAGGAGGCGGCGTAGGGGCCGGTTGAGCCGAAGCTTCCGCGGGAACGAGCAGACACCCAACCAACACGATCGCTAGCAATCGGTTCATCGCGCGCTTATGCGGTACCGCATGCCGCCGTTCCTTGAGCGATGGGACTAGCGCAAGACCCGATCGAGGAACGGAGCGATATCCGCGCGCTCCACTTCCATGCCGACGCCGCCCGTGTGGTAACGGATATCGTGAAAATCGGCGCCCGCGCTCATCAGCAGCCCGTACTCGGCGGCCTTGCGCCGAAAGATCTCTATCTCATCGACATCGTGGAGCGGGTAAAAGACCTCGAGGCCGTCGAGTCCATAGCTCGCCAGCTCGTCGATCAGCACGCGGTCTTTCAATCGGCCGGGATGCGCCAGGACCGCGATGCCGCCGCTGGAGTGAATCGCTTCGATGGCCTCCTTCGGCGTCACGTGCAGCGAGGGCACGTAGCCCGGTTTTCCCGCCCGCAGCAAATGGCGGAAGACCCATTCGATGTCGGGTGCGGATTGCGATTCTACCAGCGCACGCGCGACGTGAGGACGCCCGACCGCGTTGGCATCCCCGGCCGCCCGCAGCACGTCGGCACTCGTAATGCCATACCCGGCGCGGCGCAATTGCTCGACCATGCGATCGACCCTGCGCAGGCGTTCGCTGCGATTATGCTCGATCATCGCCTCCAATTGCGGGGCGCCGTCCAACGGCAACGCGTAGCCGAGAACGTGGACCTCGTTATTACGATAGGTCGTATTGATCTCTATGCCGGTCACCACGCGCGTCCCGGGCGGCGGCTCGAACTCCCCGTAAGCAGCCAGCGTATCGTGATCGGAAATCGAGAAGAATTCAACCCCGCGTTCGCCCATGAACGTCGCCAGCTCTTGCGGCGTCAGCGTTCCGTCGCTGCGGCAGGTGTGCGAATGAAAATCGACCTTCACGCGATTCCTCGCAAGAAAATGCGCTTGATTTCGGTTGCCTTTCCGGTACTCGGATCCAAACTGACGACGGCGGCGCAGAATTGCTTCGGCCCGGTCTTTTGAACGTTGAAGCGCTCCGACATCCCGGTGATGAAACGGTCGAGTACCGCCTCGGCTTCCATCCCGATCACGCCGTCGGTCGGCCCGGTCATGCCGACATCGGTGATGTAGGCGGTGCCTCCGGGCAGAATCTGTTCGTCCGCCGTCTGGACGTGGGTGTGCGTTCCGTAGATCGCTCCGACGCGGCCATCCAGAAAGCGCGCCATCGCGACCTTCTCGGACGTCGCTTCGGCGTGGATGTCAACCACGATCACCGAGGCCAGATAGCGGAGATCCTCAACCGCCGCATCGGCGCAACGAAACGGGTCGTCAACCGGGGGCATGAACGTACGGCCCATCACGTTGAGCACGCCGACCGTCACGCCTTCAACCGTAAAGGTGCCGTATCCGCGGCCGGGAGCCGTGGGCGGATAGTTGGCCGGGCGAACGACGCGATCGGTGGACTCCAAGTAGCTCTTGAAATCGCGCTTATCCCAAATGTGATTGCCGCTGGTGATGAAATCGACCCCGGTCTCGAACATCTCGTCGGCGGTCTGCGCCGTGAGCCCGAAGCCGCCCGCGGCGTTCTCGCCGTTGGCGATACAGGCGTGGATGTGATGCTGCTCGCGTAGAATCGGCACGCACCGTTTGAGCGTATCCCGCCCGGGAGAGCCGACGACATCGCCGATCAGCAGCAGGTTGAGACTACCGAGTGCCATGGGTCAGAACATCCTTGTCGTGCTAGCGGCGAGCCGGGGCCTTGCTCTTTTTGGAGGTCTTCAAGAAATACACGAGCACGTGCTTTTCTTCGTGGAAGCCGACGAGGCTTTTAGATTGCGTGGGATCGCGCAGCGCCTCGATCGCGTAGAGGGCCGCTTCGTCCTGCGCCGCCGGATCGGCGTCGAAGTGATCGTCGGGAAGCGGATTGCGCACGAGCGCCTCGCCGAAGCGGTCTCGCAGCAGCGCGACGAGCATCTCCAACTCGTCTTTGCTGAAGCTCTCGGAATCCCGCGTGACGTGAACGAACGTCGTGCTCCGGTCGCTCTCCGACTCCACCCGCAGCATCGCCGGCTCGTCTTTTCCCAGCAGCAGCAGCCCGGAAATATGGTCCTCGATCGACTCTGCGATCGCCCGCTGCGCTGCCTTGTCGGTGCGCTGGCGTAAGGCGAAGGTGAGGCGCACGGTCCGCTCGGCCGGCAACGAACGAATCGAAGCAAGCTCCGGAAAGCGCACGAGCAGTGCACAGACCAGGCTTACGGTATCGGCGTTCTCTACGGGCATTCGCGTGTGCATAATCTTCGGCTATCGCAGTACTTTCCGGGGACATTCCCACGGGAAGAGGGGGCATCTAGGGGGAGGGGCCACGTCTTTACGACGCCGTCCCTGGGGCCACCCCTCCCCCCGGTGTAAAAAGTAACCCCCCGGGCCCCGGGACGGTTGCCGAAAGGCCGGGTCCGAAGGACTCCAGGTTTTACCTGCGGGAATAGAGGGTTCGCTCTTATGCACGATCTCTCAAAGGGGCCCATCGTGGTCACCGGCGGCGCCGGTCTTATCGGCTCTGCCCTCATCTGGCTGCTCAACCGCCGCGGGATCGACGACATTCTCGTGGTCGACCGGCTGGACCGGTCCGAAAAGTGGCGCCACCTGGTGCCGCTTCGCTTTCGCGACTACCTGGACGCCGGCGATTTCGCCGAGCTGGTCTCCAACCGTCCCGAGGCGATCGGCCCGGTTGGGAGCGTGTTCCATTTGGGAGCCTGCTCGGCGACTACCGAGACCGACGCCGACTACCTGATGCGCAACAACTACGAGTACACCAAGCTACTCGCGCACTGGGCCGTCGATATCGACGCGCGCTTCGTCTACGCATCGTCCGCCGCCACCTATGGCGGCCTCGAGCGCGGGCTCTCCGACGAAGCCGGCCTGCGAACGCTGCGTCCGCTCAACATGTATGCATATTCGAAGCATCTGTTCGATCTCTACGCCGAGCGCACCGGGCTCGCGCAGAGCATCGTCGGCCTGAAATTTTTCAACGTGTTCGGCCCGAACGAAGACCACAAGGGCGAGATGCGCAGCATCGTGCACAAGGCGTACGAGCAGATTACCGTGAGCGGCACCGTCAAGCTCTTCAAGAGCTATCGCCCCGAATTCGGCGACGGCGCGCAAGAACGCGATTTCATCTACGTTAAAGACGCGGTCGACATGACGCTCTTCGTCGCGGAATCCTCGCTGACCGGGCTCGTGAACGTCGGCTCCGGCCAAGCGCGAACGTGGCTCGAGCTCGTTCGCCCGATCTTCGGCGCGCTAGGCGTGCCGGAACGCATCGAGTTCGTGGAGATGCCGGAGCACCTTCGCGGCAAGTATCAGTACTCGACCTGCGCCACCATCGACCGCCTGCGCGCGGCCGGATACAATGGGGAGCAGACCCCGCTCGACCGCGCCGTCGATGAATACGTGCGCAACTATTTACTCCCCGGCCGGCAGCTCGACCCGGCCGACGCTCCAACATCTCTGCTTTCCGCTTCTATATAAAGAGGTTCGATGCCACAGTCTTCGCGTGCCAGCCGTCGCCACGGCCGTGGCAGTTCGTCCGCCCCTCCGCCGCATCGCGACCCGATGCGCATCGTCTACATCGCCTTCGGCGTCGTGATGGTGCTGGTGGTCGCCGGGTTTGCCCTATTGCGCTGGCAACAGACGCGCGAGATCGCGCAAGCCTACGCCACGCCCTCGCCGCTGCCGAGCAGCGCTCTGGCGGGCAAGCCGATCCAGCTCGCCGATGGAGAGACCCTCGGCGCGCCGTATTTCAAACTCGTCGGTCGAAGCCAATTGCCGGTGACGGCGCGGGGTGGTTTGGGCCAGCCGGTCGACGGTATCGCCTGCGCGACGCAAGAGTACGTAACGCTCCACGTGCACACTCACTTGTCCATTTTCGACCGCGGTAAACAGGTCCAAATTCCTCGCGGCGTCGGCCTGGCGCCGGTGCTCCCCAGCGGTTGTCTCTATTGGCTCCATACCCACGACGCGAGCGGCATCATTCACGTCGAAGCGCCGCGCATCGGCGCACCGGACGGCGGAGCGTTCGATCTGGGCATGTTCTTCGATATC
The sequence above is drawn from the Candidatus Dormiibacterota bacterium genome and encodes:
- a CDS encoding pitrilysin family protein, translated to MNRLLAIVLVGCLLVPAEASAQPAPTPPPVVQSTLPNGLRVVIVPNRLAPVVTTSLTYGVGSDDDTIPGIAHATEHMMFRGTGDISSDQFAGIATRIGAQYNAETTNLFTRYHFTVPAAYLGVVLRLDADRMTGASMLPASWAGERGAIEQEVKAHESSPLYRVGLKMNQVFYGKTPYARETVGTIAGFDRMTAADIAAFYHTWYHPNNATLVIAGDVDPAAALALVSAAFGSIPGAPLPVRAPVVMQALPTSTIERSIDFPVPFVALAFRFPGLRASDYAASQVLMAALDSPRGALTDLALKGKVLGALGLASAYPEVGDGMFFAIARPGSDPKLALADVRGVLAGYAATGVPASLVEAAKTRMLAAKAYSAASIPGQAFAWSVALAQGERTPFAIYDSISKVTPSDVDRVLRAYVAPAHEVALILHATAGASVPKVDTAGLAENVAIAQTHAVALPAWTEPYFAAPLRAPRADDSAQSYHLANGLTLAVRPESFSPTVVLQGHIRTAPDLYEPHGKSGVATLTQTLLAFGSAGYDFKAYQAQLDAIAANVGLGTSFSLTVRAQDFDRAVALLADGELQPAFPASDFALMQRNYAQSLLAMQNRPETQAQLARIDALYPKGDPRRRHATGASVGALTLADVRKWYAFAYRPDLTTIAIVGDVSPAHAKAAIERSFGAWRAKGPKPAFVYPVLHAGKKATSVTVASPTNKQSDVTLSQVIGLHRGDRDAIAIQLANTLLSGEGTGSLLFRDVRTRAGLVYSIDSDAQIGRTGSTFSVSFASDAKNVARAQAAADAAIEGLRTDLLPVQDVQRAKALLLAQGILQLDTYNGVADELLQTSIDGISANDMYRYYTRLLAITPEQIRSAMRKWVDPKRFSRVVVEPQGSP
- a CDS encoding PHP domain-containing protein, which gives rise to MKVDFHSHTCRSDGTLTPQELATFMGERGVEFFSISDHDTLAAYGEFEPPPGTRVVTGIEINTTYRNNEVHVLGYALPLDGAPQLEAMIEHNRSERLRRVDRMVEQLRRAGYGITSADVLRAAGDANAVGRPHVARALVESQSAPDIEWVFRHLLRAGKPGYVPSLHVTPKEAIEAIHSSGGIAVLAHPGRLKDRVLIDELASYGLDGLEVFYPLHDVDEIEIFRRKAAEYGLLMSAGADFHDIRYHTGGVGMEVERADIAPFLDRVLR
- a CDS encoding TIGR00282 family metallophosphoesterase, which encodes MALGSLNLLLIGDVVGSPGRDTLKRCVPILREQHHIHACIANGENAAGGFGLTAQTADEMFETGVDFITSGNHIWDKRDFKSYLESTDRVVRPANYPPTAPGRGYGTFTVEGVTVGVLNVMGRTFMPPVDDPFRCADAAVEDLRYLASVIVVDIHAEATSEKVAMARFLDGRVGAIYGTHTHVQTADEQILPGGTAYITDVGMTGPTDGVIGMEAEAVLDRFITGMSERFNVQKTGPKQFCAAVVSLDPSTGKATEIKRIFLRGIA
- the rfaD gene encoding ADP-glyceromanno-heptose 6-epimerase, with amino-acid sequence MHDLSKGPIVVTGGAGLIGSALIWLLNRRGIDDILVVDRLDRSEKWRHLVPLRFRDYLDAGDFAELVSNRPEAIGPVGSVFHLGACSATTETDADYLMRNNYEYTKLLAHWAVDIDARFVYASSAATYGGLERGLSDEAGLRTLRPLNMYAYSKHLFDLYAERTGLAQSIVGLKFFNVFGPNEDHKGEMRSIVHKAYEQITVSGTVKLFKSYRPEFGDGAQERDFIYVKDAVDMTLFVAESSLTGLVNVGSGQARTWLELVRPIFGALGVPERIEFVEMPEHLRGKYQYSTCATIDRLRAAGYNGEQTPLDRAVDEYVRNYLLPGRQLDPADAPTSLLSASI